A window of the Scleropages formosus chromosome 21, fSclFor1.1, whole genome shotgun sequence genome harbors these coding sequences:
- the ntf3 gene encoding neurotrophin-3, whose product MVTFITIIQVNLVMSILLYVMFLAYLCGIQATSMDRRKPTPDPVNSLIIRLLQTDIMRSRHRHDEMRNDQPQELLSSPQSLDYGQVVPTGLDYPERRPVSLPPALDVGAELLRQHKRYNSPRVVLSEKPPLQPPPMYLADDYVGGPEAANRTRRKRYAKHRSYRGEYSVCDSESQWVTDKTSAVDIQGRQVTVLGTIKTSTSEVKQYFYETKCMSTKRSCRGIDEKHWNSQCKTSQTYVRALTFGGWTWIRIDTSCVCALSRKRRRT is encoded by the coding sequence ATTATACAGGTGAATCTAGTGATGTCCATCCTGCTGTACGTGATGTTCCTCGCATACCTCTGCGGTATCCAGGCCACGTCGATGGACAGACGAAAGCCCACCCCGGACCCTGTCAATTCCCTCATTATTAGGCTTCTGCAGACGGACATCATGAGGAGTAGACACAGACACGACGAGATGCGGAACGACCAGCCCCAGGAATTGCTCAGCTCTCCCCAGAGCCTGGATTATGGACAGGTGGTGCCGACGGGTCTAGACTACCCAGAGAGGAGGCCGGTGTCCCTCCCCCCCGCGCTGGACGTGGGCGCCGAACTGCTCCGGCAGCACAAACGCTACAACTCGCCTAGGGTGGTCCTGAGCGAAAAGCCACCCCTGCAGCCTCCACCCATGTACCTGGCGGACGACTACGTGGGAGGCCCTGAGGCGGCCAACAGAACGCGCAGGAAGCGCTACGCCAAGCACAGGAGCTACAGGGGCGAGTACTCGGTATGCGACAGCGAGAGCCAGTGGGTGACGGACAAGACCAGCGCCGTGGACATCCAGGGCCGGCAGGTCACTGTCCTGGGCACCATCAAGACCAGCACCTCGGAAGTGAAGCAGTACTTTTACGAGACCAAATGCATGAGCACCAAGCGCAGCTGCCGAGGGATTGACGAGAAACACTGGAACTCGCAGTGCAAGACATCGCAAACGTACGTGCGGGCCTTGACCTTCGGCGGCTGGACCTGGATCAGGATAGACACgtcctgtgtgtgcgcgctctcCCGCAAACGCCGCAGGACATAG